In Phragmites australis chromosome 24, lpPhrAust1.1, whole genome shotgun sequence, the following are encoded in one genomic region:
- the LOC133907235 gene encoding uncharacterized protein LOC133907235: MAGERAQLEVDRAVLVCIASARASHGRERCAVAEEREALEEECEEVVAAQEEFTRLGEISRRQAAELLAKERLVRAREEAILPREEAVEASRADLARWNDELERIHAEVHRREEEVAIRETDVKITATALDAREEQLTRREAEAASASVALTAREEQAAKWEAELTAREQALAALTEQVKQGQAEAPATSIIPTSATEEITLEEQLQIAMDELETVTAEWANVKLMMRDIIRQAWSW, translated from the exons aTGGCAGGGGAGCGGGCACAGCTCGAGGTGGACCGCGCCGTCCTC GTCTGCATTGCCTCGGCCCGCGCCTCCCATGGGAGGGAGAGGTGCGCAGTGGCCGAGGAGCGAGAGGCCCTGGAGGAGGAGTGCGAGGAGGTCGTTGCCGCGCAGGAGGAATTCACCCGCTTGGGGGAAATATCGCGGCGGCAGGCCGCGGAGCTGCTCGCCAAGGAGCGGCTGGTgcgtgctcgggaggaggccatcCTGCCGCGCGAGGAGGCTGTGGAGGCCTCTcgggcagacttagcccgcTGGAACGACGAACTCGAGAGGATTCACGccgaagtccaccgtcgggaggaggaggtcgcgatccgCGAGACTGACGTCAAAATCACGGCGACGGCTttggatgcccgggaggagcaatTAACTCGCCGTGAAGCAGAGGCTGCCTCGGCGTCGGTGGCCCTAACTGCTCgagaggagcaggccgccaagtgggaggccgagctgACCGCTCGGGAGCAAGCCCTTGCTGCCCTcaccgagcaggtgaagcagggGCAAGCCGAAGCCCCGGCGACCAGCATCATTCCGACCAGCGCGACTGAGGAGATAACCCTTGAGGAGCAGCTGCAGATCGCGATggatgagctcgagaccgttaCCGCCGAGTGGGCCAAtgtcaagctgatgatgcgagacatcatTCGGCAAGCatggag